From a region of the Hippopotamus amphibius kiboko isolate mHipAmp2 chromosome 3, mHipAmp2.hap2, whole genome shotgun sequence genome:
- the LOC130850059 gene encoding U6 snRNA-associated Sm-like protein LSm3 → MADDVDQQQTTNTVEEPLDLIRLSLDERIYVKMRNDRELRGRLHAYDQHLNMILGDVEETVTTIEIDEETYEEIYKSTKWNIPMLFVRGDGVVLVAPPLRVG, encoded by the exons ATGGCGGACGATGTAGACCAGCAACAAACCACCAACACTGTAGAAGAGCCCCTGGATCTCATCAGGCTCAGCCTGGATGAACGAATCTATGTGAAAATGAGAAATGACAGAGAGCTTCGAGGCAGGTTACA TGCTTATGATCAACATTTAAATATGATATTGGGAGATGTGGAAGAAACTGTGACAACTATAGAAATTGATGAAGAAACATATGAAGAGATATATAAATCAACAAAATGGAATATTCCGATGCTCTTTGTCCGGGGAGACGGTGTTGTGCTAGTTGCCCCGCCCTTGAGAGTTGGCTGA